From the Bos taurus isolate L1 Dominette 01449 registration number 42190680 breed Hereford chromosome 22, ARS-UCD2.0, whole genome shotgun sequence genome, one window contains:
- the CATHL2 gene encoding cathelicidin-2 precursor, giving the protein METQRASLSLGRCSLWLLLLGLVLPSASAQALSYREAVLRAVDQFNERSSEANLYRLLELDPTPNDDLDPGTRKPVSFRVKETDCPRTSQQPLEQCDFKENGLVKQCVGTVTLDPSNDQFDINCNELQSVRFRPPIRRPPIRPPFYPPFRPPIRPPIFPPIRPPFRPPLGPFPGRR; this is encoded by the exons ATGGAGACCCAGAGGGCCAGCCTCTCCCTGGGACGGTGTTCACTGTGGCTACTGCTGCTGGGACTAGTGCTGCCCTCGGCCAGCGCCCAGGCCCTCAGCTACAGGGAGGCCGTGCTTCGTGCCGTGGATCAGTTCAATGAGCGGTCCTCAGAAGCTAATCTCTACCGCCTCCTGGAGCTAGACCCTACACCCAATGAT GACTTGGACCCAGGCACCAGAAAGCCTGTGAGCTTCAGGGTGAAGGAGACCGATTGCCCCAGGACAAGCCAGCAGCCCCTGGAGCAGTGTGACTTCAAGGAGAATGGG CTGGTGAAACAGTGTGTGGGGACAGTCACCCTGGACCCATCAAATGACCAATTTGACATAAACTGTAATGAG CTTCAGAGTGTCAGATTTCGTCCACCAATCCGTCGTCCACCAATCCGTCCGCCGTTCTATCCACCGTTCCGCCCGCCGATCCGCCCACCGATCTTCCCACCGATCCGGCCACCGTTCCGTCCACCCTTAGGACCGTTTCCTGGTAGACGGTGA
- the LOC515991 gene encoding cathelicidin-4: METQRASLSLGRWSLWLLLLGLALPSASAQALSYREAVLRAVDQLNERSSEANLYRLLEPSPPSLGHTVALSLRLVEDPGARKPVSFRVKETVCPRPSLQPPEQCDFKENGVLKEYGVTVTVDHWNDVFTRARGRQQPQELQNCVPTLGSLPSPSPAPALLLQHPVGRPALSPLSTLQPVLSGIASQTNDFY; the protein is encoded by the exons ATGGAGACCCAGAGGGCCAGCCTCTCCCTGGGGCGCTGGtcgctgtggctgctgctgctgggacTAGCGCTGCCCTCGGCCAGCGCCCAGGCCCTCAGCTACAGGGAGGCCGTGCTTCGTGCTGTGGATCAGCTCAATGAGAGGTCCTCAGAAGCTAATCTCTACCGCCTCCTGGAGCCATCTCCTCCCAGCCTTGGCCACACTGTCGCCCTTTCGCTCAGGCTG GTGGAGGACCCGGGAGCTCGAAAGCCTGTGAGCTTCAGGGTGAAGGAGACCGTGTGCCCCAGACCGAGCCTGCAGCCCCCAGAGCAGTGTGACTTCAAGGAGAATGGG GTGCTGAAAGAATATGGGGTGACAGTCACCGTGGACCATTGGAACGATGTATTCAC GAGGGCACGAGGCAGGCAGCAGCCCCAGGAGCTCCAGAACTGCGTCCCCACCCTCGGGTCCCTCCCGAGCCCTTCACCCGCCCCCGCCCTCCTCCTCCAACACCCAGTAGGAC GTCCTGCCCTGTCTCCCCTCTCTACGCTCCAGCCCGTGCTTTCTGGAATCGCCTCCCAAACAAACGACTTCTACTAA